In the Fibrella aestuarina BUZ 2 genome, one interval contains:
- a CDS encoding heavy metal translocating P-type ATPase, with amino-acid sequence MNSTASPDVTPKARRDTASNLSRQTFPVLEMTCAACAVSVESMLKNTAGVVDATVNYANQSATVEYDPKAVNQEGLQNAIRSVGYDLVIDAEDPQAVQQEAQQRHYESLKKRTLWAGILSVPVVVLGMFFMSAPYANYSMMALSAPVVFWLGRSYFVNAWKQARHGKANMDTLVALSTGIAFLFSAFNTLNPDFWHNRGLHPTERGPHVYFEAAAVVIAFISLGKLLEERAKSNTSSALKKLMGLQPKTVRVVEGSEEQEILIAQVRVGQVIVVRPGERIPVDGLVESGTSFVDESMISGEPVPVEKRAGESVFAGTINQKGSFRFAAQKVGGDTILAQIIRMVQEAQGSKAPVQKLVDKIAGIFVPVVIGIALLTFAAWMLFGGANAFTHALLTSVTVLVIACPCALGLATPTAIMVGVGKGADNNILIKDAESLELGYKVNAVVLDKTGTITEGKPTVTDLNWLANGDDIADKKRILYALESQSEHPLADAVVARLKDDGVTGVLLTDFDSLTGRGVSGRYDERTYLIGNHRLMAERGLADELTKVAALVNRWQNEAKTVVYFANERQLLAVIAIADPVKQTSREAVHTLKKRGIAVYMMTGDNHQTAEAVAQAVGVSDFRAEALPADKAAFVKELQQQGKVVAMIGDGINDSQALAQADVSIAMGRGSDIAMDVAKMTLITSDLNSVPKALQLSKKTVQAIRQNLFWAFIYNIIGIPIAAGLLYPVNGFLLNPMLAGAAMALSSVSVVTNSLRLRSAKL; translated from the coding sequence ATGAACTCGACAGCTTCACCCGACGTGACTCCAAAAGCACGTCGGGATACCGCATCCAACCTGAGTCGTCAGACTTTTCCCGTGCTGGAAATGACCTGCGCGGCCTGCGCCGTTAGCGTAGAGTCGATGCTCAAAAACACGGCTGGCGTAGTTGACGCGACGGTTAACTACGCCAACCAGTCGGCCACCGTCGAATATGACCCAAAAGCAGTCAATCAGGAGGGGCTACAAAACGCGATTCGTTCTGTTGGGTATGATCTGGTGATTGACGCGGAAGATCCGCAGGCGGTGCAACAGGAAGCGCAGCAACGCCACTACGAGTCGCTGAAGAAACGTACCCTGTGGGCGGGCATCCTGTCTGTGCCTGTTGTGGTGCTGGGGATGTTTTTCATGTCGGCCCCCTATGCTAACTATAGTATGATGGCCCTGTCGGCTCCGGTGGTGTTCTGGCTGGGGCGGTCGTATTTCGTAAATGCCTGGAAGCAGGCGAGGCACGGCAAGGCCAATATGGATACGCTGGTGGCCCTCAGCACGGGCATCGCCTTTCTATTTAGTGCCTTCAACACGCTGAACCCCGATTTCTGGCACAACCGGGGCCTGCACCCTACCGAACGCGGCCCGCACGTCTATTTCGAGGCCGCTGCCGTCGTGATCGCCTTTATCTCACTGGGCAAGCTGCTGGAGGAACGGGCCAAGTCGAACACGTCGTCAGCCCTGAAAAAGCTCATGGGGCTACAACCCAAAACCGTCCGGGTGGTTGAGGGTAGCGAAGAGCAGGAGATATTGATTGCTCAGGTACGTGTCGGGCAGGTGATTGTGGTACGTCCGGGCGAACGCATCCCGGTCGATGGCCTGGTGGAGTCAGGTACGTCGTTCGTCGATGAAAGTATGATTTCAGGCGAGCCGGTACCCGTCGAGAAGCGAGCTGGTGAGTCGGTCTTTGCCGGGACAATCAACCAGAAGGGTTCGTTCCGCTTTGCGGCTCAGAAAGTGGGGGGCGATACCATTCTGGCGCAGATTATTCGCATGGTGCAGGAAGCCCAGGGTAGCAAAGCCCCGGTGCAAAAGCTGGTCGATAAAATTGCCGGTATTTTCGTGCCGGTCGTCATCGGCATTGCCTTGTTGACGTTTGCGGCCTGGATGCTTTTTGGAGGAGCGAATGCCTTTACCCACGCGCTGCTTACGTCGGTTACGGTGCTGGTCATTGCCTGCCCGTGCGCGTTGGGGTTAGCTACACCTACAGCTATTATGGTTGGGGTGGGCAAGGGAGCTGACAACAACATTCTGATCAAAGATGCTGAAAGTCTTGAACTGGGCTACAAAGTAAACGCAGTGGTGCTGGACAAGACCGGCACAATCACTGAGGGCAAGCCAACGGTGACTGACCTGAACTGGCTGGCAAACGGGGACGACATAGCCGACAAGAAGCGGATACTCTACGCATTAGAAAGTCAATCCGAACATCCACTGGCCGATGCGGTCGTGGCCCGGCTGAAAGACGACGGTGTAACCGGCGTGTTGCTTACCGATTTTGACAGCCTCACAGGCCGGGGCGTGTCAGGTCGCTACGATGAACGGACGTACCTGATCGGTAACCACCGACTGATGGCAGAGCGGGGCCTGGCCGACGAGCTGACGAAGGTAGCCGCCCTAGTGAATCGCTGGCAGAACGAAGCGAAAACTGTTGTTTATTTCGCCAATGAGCGGCAGCTTCTGGCCGTTATCGCCATTGCCGACCCGGTGAAACAAACCTCCCGTGAGGCTGTTCACACACTCAAAAAACGCGGCATTGCCGTGTACATGATGACCGGCGATAATCACCAAACCGCCGAAGCCGTTGCCCAGGCCGTCGGCGTAAGCGATTTTCGGGCCGAAGCCCTGCCCGCCGATAAAGCCGCCTTCGTCAAGGAGTTGCAACAGCAAGGTAAGGTAGTAGCGATGATTGGCGACGGTATCAACGATTCACAGGCATTAGCGCAGGCCGACGTGAGTATTGCGATGGGCCGGGGTTCCGACATCGCAATGGACGTGGCGAAGATGACGCTCATTACGTCGGATTTGAACAGCGTACCCAAAGCGTTGCAACTCTCTAAAAAGACGGTGCAGGCGATCCGACAGAATCTGTTTTGGGCCTTTATCTACAACATCATCGGTATTCCCATTGCCGCCGGGCTGCTGTATCCGGTCAATGGCTTTTTGCTCAATCCCATGCTGGCCGGCGCGGCAATGGCCCTGAGTTCGGTGTCGGTTGTGACCAATAGTTTGAGGTTGCGAAGTGCGAAACTGTAA
- a CDS encoding glycosyltransferase family 61 protein, which yields MINSLYLFISWLRHQRTRAVRLGLRVTGWKLLYKEQSDLFLQGYLIDEQPASVVTLPDVADTLNTDRQVFQAQDALTKPTYVWQLPASDTPAMLLSSGTVKFGNTILCPDYWNHHVLVDRLQPRPRTIVEVDTLVAPFGHIPDGITFGGYYDFIYLIFAKLCRIEKTLPEGFSNAAIAYPLFNTDYETELLTLLGFTPDRIFDSRQVDVRSKRCLLANGGDWFHPNLSDLALVYDRLQPLLVTDSQPPFSDRVFISRGGRRRIIHEDVVMNRLSEYDFTFIEDKPRTIAEQINLYHHASIILGPHGASFSNINWCRPGTHLHELCSANYSPDFFLYLAQVRQMSYSVSLHGKVRRQSIRRSLVEDIPVTVSEIERVVERLLTAQLNGAEAR from the coding sequence GTGATTAATTCGCTCTATTTATTCATTAGCTGGCTACGACACCAACGTACCCGCGCGGTTCGTCTTGGGCTTAGAGTAACAGGATGGAAGCTCCTATACAAAGAGCAGTCTGACTTGTTTTTGCAGGGCTATCTGATTGACGAGCAGCCCGCCAGTGTCGTTACGTTGCCTGATGTGGCTGATACACTAAATACAGATCGGCAGGTTTTTCAGGCCCAAGATGCCCTGACTAAGCCAACGTATGTTTGGCAACTACCAGCATCCGACACGCCAGCCATGTTGCTATCAAGCGGTACCGTCAAGTTCGGAAACACCATACTCTGTCCCGACTACTGGAACCATCATGTTCTGGTAGACCGCCTACAGCCTCGTCCACGAACGATTGTAGAAGTAGATACACTCGTTGCTCCGTTCGGGCATATACCCGATGGCATCACATTTGGCGGATACTACGATTTCATTTATCTGATTTTTGCCAAACTCTGTCGCATTGAAAAAACATTGCCAGAGGGCTTCTCCAACGCTGCCATCGCCTACCCACTGTTCAATACGGACTATGAAACAGAACTACTAACTCTCTTGGGCTTCACCCCTGATCGCATTTTCGACAGCAGACAGGTTGACGTTCGTTCAAAACGATGCTTGCTGGCTAATGGAGGGGATTGGTTTCATCCTAATTTGTCGGACTTAGCCTTAGTGTATGACCGATTGCAGCCCTTGCTCGTAACCGACAGTCAACCGCCCTTTTCAGATCGGGTATTTATTAGTCGTGGAGGCCGTCGGCGCATTATTCATGAAGATGTAGTGATGAACCGGTTAAGTGAATATGACTTCACGTTTATTGAAGACAAACCCCGTACCATTGCTGAACAGATAAATTTGTACCACCACGCTTCAATTATACTTGGTCCGCATGGGGCTTCTTTTTCCAATATCAACTGGTGCCGACCCGGTACGCATCTGCATGAACTGTGTTCGGCAAATTACAGCCCTGACTTTTTTCTGTATCTGGCGCAGGTTCGGCAAATGAGTTACTCTGTTTCGCTTCACGGAAAAGTGCGGAGACAGTCAATTCGACGTTCGCTCGTCGAAGACATACCCGTTACCGTATCAGAAATAGAACGAGTAGTGGAACGGCTGCTAACGGCCCAACTGAACGGGGCAGAAGCGCGTTAA
- a CDS encoding heavy-metal-associated domain-containing protein, translated as METLNFKTNIKCSGCIAAVTPYLNDIEQVDGWNVDINSPDKILTVQTTDNRVGELVQQAVERAGYRAEPIPRP; from the coding sequence ATGGAAACGCTCAATTTTAAGACGAATATCAAGTGCAGTGGCTGCATCGCGGCTGTTACGCCCTATCTGAACGACATCGAGCAGGTAGATGGCTGGAACGTGGACATCAACAGTCCCGACAAAATACTGACGGTGCAAACAACCGATAACCGGGTAGGCGAACTGGTGCAACAGGCCGTCGAGCGGGCTGGTTATCGGGCCGAGCCAATCCCGCGACCGTAG
- a CDS encoding DUF305 domain-containing protein, with protein MQAHTTQGRPDGHQHHTGSHSGSGHTQPYGKLVLMIVLSFISMYILMYAMVDRLANVVPNYNQFYMAGLMTMPMVIIELLVMSAMYPDKRRNTLILAGSVVALLGFYALIRQQTAISDRQFVKSMIPHHAGAILMAKEARLTDPELQKLSQDIIQAQEKEIAQMKAKLQQLDK; from the coding sequence ATGCAAGCTCACACAACTCAGGGTCGGCCTGACGGTCACCAACACCACACTGGGTCGCACTCAGGGAGTGGTCACACCCAACCTTACGGCAAGCTGGTCCTCATGATCGTCCTGTCGTTTATTTCGATGTACATCCTGATGTACGCGATGGTGGACCGGCTGGCTAACGTCGTACCGAATTACAATCAGTTCTATATGGCAGGGTTGATGACGATGCCGATGGTCATCATCGAATTGCTGGTTATGTCGGCCATGTATCCCGACAAACGGCGGAACACGCTGATTCTCGCCGGTAGCGTGGTCGCTCTGCTGGGTTTCTACGCGCTGATTCGTCAACAAACGGCCATTTCAGATCGGCAATTCGTGAAGTCAATGATACCGCACCATGCCGGTGCGATCTTAATGGCAAAGGAAGCCAGGCTAACAGATCCCGAATTGCAAAAGCTGAGTCAGGACATCATTCAAGCACAGGAGAAAGAGATCGCGCAAATGAAGGCCAAACTTCAGCAACTGGATAAGTAG
- a CDS encoding multicopper oxidase domain-containing protein has translation MTAIHSRILVSASLLLIASLSWGQHQHHAPSAFSPVSVSQPVGGASSGDKSSFERVETRLPVSRPQAMAKTRLTGKRVEYDLVIDEQPINITGKPTKAMTINGNVPGPTLRFMEGDVAVIRVHNKLNTETSLHWHGILLPNKQDGVSYLNTPPIKAGETYTFEYPLVQSGTYWFHSHTRYQEQRGVYGSIVIQPQQPTVKADHDLVLLLSDWTNENPAYILKNLKRQNEWYTIRKGNAQSLNRIIQHKAVGAYLRQSMQRMAPMDISDVYYERFLINGKDTVRYSDIKPGQTVRLRVINASASTYFHVNYAGGPMKLIASDGLDVQPVEVDRRLIAIAETYDFLVTVPQSGAFEVRASAQDGSGYATALLGTGPVRNAPAIPRPDLYKLTANMSRMGGMHMGAMNMAKADTTAQANTAMNGPIKHDMAGMNGDSAKQPVNPTKPAKSKPTVAEMDHSAMNHGQMDMSRSQAHEQINGEQAKKPSKSKKPTGSMAGMTMTGMDMSKDGKMGITGMNHGQMDHSKMSMKMDSMPANQTNSRKPDDMTGMDHSQMQPDQTRPGQMNMDNKSGNMAGMKGMNHGGMAGMSDQGMSMMDEQNSIDYSILKSPEPVVFPANRPIREIPLTLTGNMFRYIWGFNGQPLSRADMIQIRRGEIVRIRMMNNTMMMHPIHLHGHYFRVLNGQGQYSPLKHTVNVSPMESVTIELMADDEKDWFFHCHLLYHMLSGMARVVSYGDKPDSSIAAIQKLHLRDMRDNQPFVWGYVQPGYPLNYYSLRVSNNKNAIVSGGDHDWRTNRFEVDLDYERYFGDWFRVFAGVDAGNEEFLRRLEPGADGQTIGGRRIVRAVAGIRYMLPFLIDSEVKVDARGNVRFQLTGQQKLFPRLDLQYQTQWLIGSYVRAHVELQYTVSKNLFLHTDYDTRYRTAGAGLGYNF, from the coding sequence ATGACAGCGATTCACTCACGAATACTCGTTTCGGCGAGCTTACTTTTAATAGCCTCCCTCTCCTGGGGACAGCATCAACATCACGCGCCATCGGCTTTCTCGCCGGTGTCAGTTTCCCAACCCGTTGGAGGTGCTTCATCGGGTGACAAAAGCAGTTTTGAGCGGGTAGAAACCCGCTTGCCAGTCAGTCGCCCGCAGGCGATGGCGAAGACCCGGCTTACTGGTAAGCGCGTCGAGTACGATCTGGTCATCGACGAGCAGCCGATTAATATTACCGGCAAGCCAACTAAGGCCATGACAATTAATGGGAACGTACCTGGCCCCACCTTACGCTTTATGGAAGGCGATGTAGCGGTCATTCGGGTTCACAACAAACTCAACACCGAGACCTCCCTGCACTGGCACGGCATCCTGTTGCCCAACAAGCAGGATGGGGTGTCGTATCTCAACACGCCCCCGATTAAGGCCGGGGAAACGTACACCTTCGAGTATCCACTGGTGCAGTCAGGTACGTATTGGTTTCACTCACACACGCGCTATCAGGAGCAGCGGGGCGTGTACGGCTCCATCGTGATTCAGCCGCAGCAGCCAACGGTTAAAGCCGATCATGATCTCGTGCTGCTGCTCTCGGACTGGACAAATGAGAACCCGGCCTATATCCTCAAAAACCTAAAGCGACAAAATGAGTGGTACACCATCAGGAAGGGGAATGCCCAGTCACTCAACCGGATCATCCAACACAAAGCGGTAGGGGCCTATCTACGCCAATCCATGCAACGTATGGCCCCGATGGACATCTCAGATGTGTATTACGAGCGGTTTTTGATCAACGGCAAAGACACCGTCCGTTATTCGGATATTAAACCGGGGCAGACGGTTCGTTTGCGCGTTATCAATGCCAGTGCCTCGACCTACTTCCACGTCAATTATGCCGGTGGCCCGATGAAACTAATCGCGTCAGACGGATTGGACGTGCAACCCGTTGAGGTAGATCGACGGCTAATCGCCATCGCCGAGACGTATGATTTCTTAGTGACGGTCCCTCAGAGTGGTGCCTTTGAAGTCCGGGCCTCCGCACAAGATGGTTCGGGATATGCAACCGCCCTGTTAGGCACCGGCCCTGTCCGCAACGCACCGGCGATTCCCCGCCCTGATCTCTATAAGCTAACAGCCAACATGAGTCGGATGGGCGGGATGCACATGGGGGCGATGAACATGGCTAAAGCCGATACAACGGCTCAGGCAAACACGGCCATGAACGGCCCCATAAAACATGATATGGCCGGGATGAATGGGGATTCAGCAAAACAGCCTGTTAACCCAACGAAGCCAGCGAAAAGCAAGCCGACAGTGGCCGAAATGGACCATTCGGCTATGAATCACGGCCAGATGGATATGAGTCGCTCGCAAGCTCATGAGCAAATAAATGGGGAGCAGGCTAAAAAACCGAGCAAGTCGAAGAAACCGACGGGTTCAATGGCGGGGATGACCATGACTGGAATGGATATGAGCAAGGACGGAAAGATGGGCATAACGGGCATGAATCACGGGCAGATGGACCATAGCAAGATGTCTATGAAAATGGACTCGATGCCTGCCAATCAAACGAATAGCAGAAAACCGGATGACATGACGGGCATGGACCACAGCCAGATGCAGCCCGACCAGACGCGGCCCGGCCAGATGAACATGGATAACAAGTCCGGTAATATGGCTGGAATGAAAGGCATGAATCATGGCGGGATGGCCGGGATGTCGGATCAAGGCATGAGCATGATGGATGAACAGAACTCAATCGACTACAGCATCCTCAAGTCGCCGGAACCCGTCGTCTTCCCGGCGAATCGTCCTATCCGTGAAATACCACTGACCCTGACGGGCAATATGTTCCGGTACATATGGGGCTTCAACGGGCAGCCTTTGTCGCGAGCCGACATGATCCAGATTAGGCGCGGTGAGATTGTCCGTATTCGGATGATGAACAACACCATGATGATGCACCCGATACACCTGCACGGCCATTATTTCCGGGTATTGAATGGACAGGGACAGTATTCACCCTTAAAGCACACGGTGAACGTGTCACCGATGGAGAGCGTCACTATTGAATTGATGGCTGATGACGAAAAAGACTGGTTTTTTCATTGCCACCTGCTTTACCATATGCTCAGTGGCATGGCTCGCGTGGTCAGCTACGGTGATAAACCCGATTCTTCTATTGCCGCTATCCAGAAGCTACACCTTCGGGACATGCGTGATAATCAGCCGTTCGTGTGGGGGTACGTTCAGCCAGGCTATCCGCTCAATTATTACAGCTTGCGGGTCTCCAACAACAAAAACGCCATCGTCTCCGGGGGCGACCACGACTGGCGCACGAATCGGTTTGAAGTTGATCTAGACTATGAGCGATATTTCGGTGACTGGTTTCGCGTCTTTGCCGGTGTTGATGCGGGGAACGAGGAGTTCTTGCGCCGACTGGAGCCGGGTGCCGATGGGCAGACGATTGGTGGTCGGCGAATCGTGCGGGCAGTGGCTGGCATTCGCTACATGCTGCCGTTTTTAATAGACTCAGAAGTGAAAGTAGATGCACGGGGCAACGTTCGCTTCCAGTTAACGGGTCAGCAAAAACTCTTCCCCCGGCTGGACTTGCAGTACCAAACGCAGTGGTTAATCGGCTCCTACGTGCGGGCGCACGTGGAGTTGCAATACACAGTCAGCAAAAATCTCTTTCTGCATACCGATTACGACACACGCTACCGAACGGCAGGCGCGGGTCTGGGCTATAATTTCTAA
- a CDS encoding DUF305 domain-containing protein, which produces MRTNSLSIAAVCAALFLAQPSMAQSSQSSASNAMMQSMQSGMSKMMSMKMTGDPDHDFAMMLKMHHQSAVEMADLEIKQGKNAQVKALATKIKASNQKEIGELDQFMKSHKPQTSSSKLGQKGMEIMHGGNHSMNGNVDHDFASMMAQHHQQGVDMARAFLKEAGPPSGKTSTMKAMANNVINQQTKEIAQLKKLENSLKG; this is translated from the coding sequence ATGAGAACCAATTCACTAAGTATCGCTGCCGTGTGTGCAGCCCTATTTCTCGCTCAACCATCAATGGCGCAAAGCAGTCAGTCGTCAGCCAGCAACGCCATGATGCAATCCATGCAATCAGGCATGAGCAAGATGATGAGCATGAAAATGACCGGCGATCCCGACCATGACTTTGCTATGATGCTCAAGATGCATCATCAGTCGGCGGTTGAGATGGCCGATCTGGAAATTAAACAGGGAAAGAACGCCCAGGTCAAAGCTCTGGCAACAAAAATCAAAGCCAGTAACCAGAAAGAAATTGGCGAACTGGATCAGTTCATGAAAAGCCATAAGCCGCAGACCTCGTCGTCTAAATTGGGCCAAAAAGGCATGGAGATTATGCATGGCGGCAACCATTCCATGAACGGCAACGTCGATCATGATTTTGCCAGCATGATGGCGCAGCATCATCAGCAGGGCGTGGACATGGCACGTGCGTTTTTGAAAGAAGCCGGGCCGCCGAGCGGCAAAACTTCGACGATGAAGGCGATGGCGAACAACGTCATCAACCAGCAAACGAAAGAGATTGCCCAACTTAAAAAGCTGGAAAATAGCTTGAAAGGGTAG
- a CDS encoding DUF305 domain-containing protein: MAVVIAACNNDKGLQPQAHDANVYQQINHRMMAEMDKMTDTNDPDHDFSMMMRMHHQGAIDMSNEELKSGDNQAMKAMAQQVINAQTAEIAQFAQFLQSHKAVPIPAGPTYNAEEMESMMKMMRAQDVRILTGNSDVDYAQLLIDHHQSALEMAMSELKYGDDAQIRQMATKIIEDQKKEIGMLQDWLKANKNY, from the coding sequence ATGGCAGTAGTAATCGCTGCCTGTAACAATGACAAAGGGCTACAGCCCCAGGCACACGATGCCAACGTCTATCAGCAGATCAACCACCGGATGATGGCTGAGATGGACAAGATGACCGATACCAACGACCCCGATCACGACTTCTCCATGATGATGCGGATGCACCACCAGGGAGCCATCGACATGTCGAACGAGGAACTGAAGTCGGGTGACAATCAGGCGATGAAAGCAATGGCCCAACAGGTCATCAACGCGCAGACGGCTGAGATTGCTCAGTTTGCCCAGTTCCTGCAAAGCCACAAGGCTGTTCCCATCCCCGCCGGGCCGACCTACAACGCCGAAGAGATGGAGTCGATGATGAAGATGATGCGGGCACAGGACGTTCGTATCCTGACGGGTAACTCCGATGTGGATTACGCCCAACTCCTCATCGACCACCACCAGAGTGCGCTGGAAATGGCGATGTCAGAACTTAAATACGGCGATGATGCCCAGATCCGGCAGATGGCGACCAAGATCATCGAGGACCAGAAAAAGGAAATCGGCATGTTGCAAGATTGGCTGAAAGCCAACAAGAATTATTAA